The Chitiniphilus purpureus sequence CCAGCTCGGCAGTGGCGGCGCGGCGCGCAAGCGCCAGGACGTCGGCGAGGGTCAGGGGCTGTGCGCCGAAGCGTACGGAGGGGGAGGGGGGCATCATGCCGGGTGCTCGATCCGCCAGAACGGGTAGAAATTGAACCACTGCAACGGCGCGGCGCGGCATTCGGCTTCCAGCAGCGTCGCAAACGCCGCCACGCAGGGCCGGACCGCCTGCAGCCGGTCGTGGCGCGGCAATGGGATCTCGTCGGCGAGCCGGCGCAGCACCAGGTGCCAGCCGTCGCTGCGCCGACTGGTCAGCAGCGCCAGCAGGGGGCAGCGCAGCAGGCCGGCCAGCATCGCCGGGCCGATCGGAAACTCGGCCGGCGCACCGAGGAATTGGGTCGTGACACGGTTGCCGGCGCTCAGCGGTATCCGATCGCCGGCGATCACCACGAATTCGCCACGCGCCACGCGCTCGCCCAGCAGGATCGCGGTGGCGGCCGACAGCTCGGACACCTGGATCAGGTCGACTTCGCTTTGCGGGTTGATCTCGCGCAGCAGCCGGTTGAAGCGCGGCGCGTGCCGCGTATGCACCAGCACATTGAGCCTGAGCGCATGCTGGGTCTGCGCCAGCACCCGCGCCAGTTCCACGTTGCCGAAATGCGCGGTGGCGATGACCGCGCCGCGTCCGGCCTGCTGCAGCGTCAGCAGCACCTCGGCACCGTCGACGTGGCAGGGCGCGTCCGGCGCCTCGCCGCTCCAAAGCCGCAGCTTGTCGAGCATGGTCTCGCCGAAGGCGGTGAAATGGCGCAGCACATTGGCCAGCGTCGGCGCCGGGGTGGCACCGCCGCTGAAGCGGTACAGCCGGGCCAGATAGTCGCGCGAGGCACGTCGCGCCAGCGGGCGGCTGGCCACGAACCAGAGCAGCACCGGATAGAGCAGCAGCCGCAATGGGCGGCGCCCGCAACATCGGTACAGCGCGAACACCGCGCGCATGCCCCACAGCCAGCCGCCTTCGCCGATCCGCGCCCAGTGCATCAGCGGCTTCCCCGCAGCAGCCGCCACGCGAGCCGCGGCGCGCGCAGCAGCATGCCCAGGCACAGCCGCAGGTGCATGGCCGAGATCAGCACGTTGTCCTGCAGCATGCGGAAATGCGAAATGCCGTGCTCCGGGTAGTGCACCCGCACCGGCAGGTTGACGATGGGCACCTCGGCCCAATCCAGCCGTACCAGGATCTCGGTGTCGAAATCCATGCGCCGCCCTACCGTGGTGCGCGCCAGCAGCGCCAGCGTCGGTGCCAGCGGATAGAGCCTGAAGCCGCACATCGAATCGCGGATGCGCAGGCTCAAGGTGTTGATCCACACCCAGATATGGGTCAGGTAGCGGCAGTAGAAGCGGATGCGCGGCACGGTATGGTCGTACACCGGGTAGCCGGCGATCACGGCATCCGGTCGTGCCCGCATCGCCTCGATGAAGACCGGCAGCGCGGCCAGATCGTGCTGGCCGTCGGCGTCCAGCTGCAGCGCGTGGCTATGGCCCAGCGCGGCGGCCTGGCGAAAGCCGGAGACCACGGCGGCACCCTTGCCCAGGTTGGCCGTATGTCGCACCAGCGCGACGCCCGGCCCCGCCAGCGCATCGAGCACGGCGGCGCAGACGGCGTCGCTGCCGTCGTCGACCAGCACGCAGGGCAGGCCGGCGGCGCGCAGCTGCGCCACCAGCGCGCCGATCACCCGCGGATGGTTGTAGACCGGAATCACCGCGCACAACGTCATTGCGGCTCCTGTGCGAAGTACAGTCGGCCGCCGGCATGCGGCGTGCCGTCCTCGGCATGGTATTCGAATGTGAGTTGCCCCCGCCCGGGCAGCCAGGCCAGGCGCAGGCTGACCACCGCGCCGGGCCGGACCGCACGCTGGAACTTGATCGCCTGCATGCCGGTGCAGTCGGGCGGTAGCGCGAAATGGCGCCGGCCGTAGTGCACCGCCCAATCGATCAGTGCCACGCCGGGCAGCACCGGCAGCTCCGGGAAGTGCCCGGCGAACGGGGCGAGCGTGGCATCCACATGGCAGCGCAGTGTCACGGCCTCGCCATCGGCTGCGGCGTCGAGCACGTAGGGCAGCGCGGGCGCGCCGTCGAACAGTGCGGCCAGCGCCTGCACGGTGACCTTGCCCATCGCATCCTGCGGCAAGGCATCGACGAGGCGCCAGCGCCGCGGCACCGCCGGTGGCGCCAGCACCTGCGCCAGCCGCTCGCGCAGCCCGCGTGCCAGCATGGCCTTGCCCTGTGCCGCCAGCGCCTGCCCGCCGTGCGGCGTCAGCACCAGTGCCGCGCCCAGCCGCGCCGGCGTGCCGGGCAGCGGCAGCACCCGGGCCGCGGCCACCTCGGGCTGCAGCAGCAGCGCCGCCTCCACCTGGGTGAGCGAGATGCGGTTTTCCTCCAGCTTGACGATGCGGTCGGCCCGCCCCAGCAGCCGGAACCCGTCGCCATCCGCCTCGGCGCGATCGCCGGTGGACCGCGCCGCTGCGTCCGGCAGGAACGGCGAGCGTACCGCGAGCAGGCCGTCGTCGATTGTCACCGACACGCCGGCGAGCGGCTGCCAGGGCGCTGCCGGGTCGGCGCGCCAAGCGATGCCGCCGGTCTCGGTGCTGCCGTACACCTCATGCACCGGCGTGCCCAGCCGTCCGGCCGCCGCGCGGGCCGCATCGGTGGCCAATGGTCCGCCCGAGGAAAACACTGCTGCGATGCCAGCCGGGGGCCAGGCGGTGGATGTGGGCAGCCGGGTCAGCAGTGCCGGGCTCGCCACCAGCACGCAGCGCCCATCCGGCACGAGGGCCTGCAGCATCTCGGGGTAGGCGAGCGTGGCGGCGACGAAGGGGCGGCGTGCTGCCAGCGGCCACAACACGCGGAACAACAGACCGTAGCAATGGTGCGGCGGCACGCTGCCCACCACCGGCGCCGTCGGCGGCAGATCGAAGGTGCGGGCCAGCGTCGCCACTTCGGCGGTGAGCTGTGTCAGCCGCTTGGGCGCCGCAACGGGGGTGCCGGTGGAACCGGAAGTGAACAGCACCAGCTGCGCCTCGCCCAGCGGTGTCAGTGCCACCGGCTGTTGTGGCCAGTCGGCATCGGCGGCGATCCGGGGGGCGTCGCCCACCGCTGCGCGCATCGCCGCGCTGTCATCGCCGGGCAGCAGCACCGTCCTGCCGGCATGCCAGGCACCGAACAGCCAGACCGAGAAGCGGTAGGCATCGGTTTCGTGCAAGGCCACGCTGGGGCCGGGCAGCCGCGCGAGCGTGGCCGCGGCACAGGCCACGTCGTGACGCCAGCGTGCCGCGCCGCGCAGGCCGTCGCCACACAGCGCCACCGGCCAATCCCCGTCGGCGCAGGCGAGCCCGGCAAGCGCGAGCGGTTCATCCATGCTGTTCCGCCCGGCGTCGCACCCGGCGCCGCACCAGCCATTCACCGCCCAGCAGCAGGCCCATCAGCAGGTAGGCGACGCCACCGTTGTACAGCGCCCATGTTGTCTGGTCGGCCCACAGGCCGGTGGCGAGCGCGAGCGCGCCGTTGACGGTGAAGAAACCGCACCACAGCCAGGTGACACGGCGGGTGTAGGCCACCGCCGCGGCCGGCAGGTCCGGCTCGGTCAGCCGGGCGAAGCGTTCGATGGCGCTGGGTGGGTGGCGCAGGCTGTAGCCGAATCCCGCCAGCAGCGCGGCGTTGACCAGCACCGGATAGGCCCGCAGCGGCCAGTCGCTGCGCGCGGCCAGCGCCAGCAATCCAAGGCCGGCGGCCAGCAGCCCCAGCCAGCGCGCGACGCTGCGCAATGCCGGGCGCAGCCAGGCCAGCGGCAGCAGCGCGAGGCCGGCCAGCCACAACGGCCAGCCGGCCGCGAGGCACAGCAGCAACGCCAGCGGCGCCAGCACACCCGGCAGCAGGGCCGCGGCGCGAGTCATTGCGGCGTGCGCATGGCGCGGCAGGACCGGATCGCCATCAGCGGGTGCGCGCCGTGGCGACGAAAGCGGCGAGCGTGCTCACCGAGGCGAAGTGGCGGCGCGTTTCGTCCGACTCGGCCGCGAGCGACAGGCCGTAGCGTTTCTGCAGCGCCACGCCCAGCTCCAGCGCGTCGATCGAATCGAGGCCGAGGCCGCTGCCGAACAACGGCGCGTCCGGGTCGATGTCGCTAGGCGCCATGTCCTCCAAATTCAGGCTCTCGATAATCAAATGCTTGATCTCGTCGATCAGTGGGTCCATGGCGGGCGATCTCCTCGATGAAGAATTGCTCCAGGCGCCGGGTGTAGAGCCGGGCGCCCAGGCTGGGGGGCAGCGCTTCGGGCAGCAGCGCCGCCGGCGGCACGTCGTCCAGCACGTGCAGCACGAAATGGGGTCTGCGGCGTGGCACCCGATACCACGGCGCGCCCTTGGGCAGCGTCGGTTCGGAACAGGTGATCAGCACCGGTGTGACACTCAACCCGCCGCGCACCGCGATATTGGCGGCGCCGCGCTGGAAGGCCGGCCTGGCGCCGGGTGGGGTGCGCGTGCCTTCCGGGAACAGGATCAGATTGTTGCCGGCCGCCACCGAGTCGATGGCGGCGCGCAGCAGGCCCGGGCCGTCGGCATTGCTGATGAAGCCGCTGGCGTAGACCGGGCCGAAGGTGATCGGGTTGCGGCACAACGCCGCCTTGACGATGCAGTCCGGATACGGGGTGAGCGCCATCAGCAGCGTCACGTCGATCAGCGAGGGATGGTTGGCGACGATGAACAGGCCGCGGCGCGCGAGCTTTTCGGCGCCGTGCACTTCGACGCTCATCGCGCCGGTGGCGCACATCAGCCGCACCTGTACCCGCAGCACATGATGCACCAGTTGCCGGGCGAGCCCTTGACGCTGCTGGCGCGGCAGTACCGGCACCAGCGGCAGCGCCCCGAGTGCCACGACCAGACAGGCAAGGGCGAAGCCCGCGAAACACAGGGCAGTGGCGCAGATACGCCAGAGGCGTTCCGGCATCATGCGACGGGCTCCAGCGTCCAGCGGCGCCCTTGGCCGCACCAGTCGAACGCCTCGCCGGTCAGCAGTGCACGCAACACCCCACAGGCGGCCGGTTCGATGTCTTCGCCATCGGCAGCGCTCCAGCGCAGCTGCCAGCGATTGCCCGGCCTCAGCACCAGCGCGTAGGCATAGGGCTGCTCGGCCTCGTCGGCGAACGCACCGTACACCTCGGGCAACGGCTCATCCGCCTGCACCAGCATCACCGCAGCGGCGCCTTCGGCCATCTGCATCAGTGCCTCCACCAGCCCGCCCCAGATGGTGCTGCGCCCGGCGGCCAGCGCGCTGACCGGCACCCGGCTGCCGCGTGCAATGGTGAACAGCCCGGCGATGGCGTGATGCACTGCCATGCTGAACTGCTGTGCCGAGACGGCGGTGTCCTGGTGCAGTGTCTGCAGCAGTTGCACCTGCCGCGTGCTCTCGCCATGGCGCGAGCAATAGACGATGGGGGTGTGTTCGGGGTCGGGATTGCACTGGTAGAGGGTTTCGAGCGCCATGCGGCCAACGCGGTGGGCGCGCCGACGCAGCAGCGGCGGCATCGCCGCCAGCGCCGGGGCCGCGTCGTCCTCGGCAGGCATGTCGGCGCCCGCGGCCCAGTCCAGCCAGGCGGCGGCATCGCGTCGTGCCGGACTCCACGCGGACCAGCCGGCAAGCTCGAAACGCAGGGCGTCGTACATGGCCGGGACGTCAGGTGCGATGGTCCGGCCTGCGAGCGGCCGCGACGATGGATGACAAAGTGAACAGCATGGCCGAATCCGTGCATGGACGACTTCGCCGGATCTGGCGTCCGGCGCTCCCCCGATCCCCGCTGCAACACTGCGGTGGCAGCACGCCGGACAAGCGGCATGGGACGGAGGGCGATTTTACACAAACCCGGAAACGGGAATGAATTGTAAGCGTGGCGGCGGTGATGTTCGGCACATTGCCATGGCGCGACGGTGGGCCTGCCCGATGCAGTCGGCATCGGCGACCGACGTTCAGCCGCGGTGCTGCTGCCTTTCTGGCGGCTTTCAATGCGTGTAGCGTACTGCCCGTGACCGGGACATCGGCGCGCCGCCAGGCCGGCTACCGGCGGCGGCAGTACGGCCGGCGGGTGCTGAGTGCGGCAATCGTTGCCGGGCGGCCGGGACGCCGCCCGGCGCAGGTCAGGCCAGATCCTGCAGCATGTGGGCCAGCTCGCCCTGTGCCATCTCACCCAGCGGCAGCAGCGGGTGACGTGGTTCACCAGCCTCGAAGCCCTGCAGGCGCAACCCGGCCTTGATGGTGGTGGGCAGCCCGCCCTTGAGGATGAACTGCAGCAGCGGGAACTGCCGGTAGAACACCCGGCGTGCCGCGTCCAGATCGCCTCTGCACACCGCCTCGTAGAGCTGCAGATTCCATTGCGGAATCAGATTGGGCGCCGCGGTGCACCAACCGGTCGCGCCGGCAGCGAATGCCGCGAGCGCCAGCGGGTTGCTGCCGTTGAAGAACGGGATCGCCCCGCCGGACAGCCGCATCAGCTGGTGCATGCGTTGGATATCGCCGGTGCTCTCCTTGACCATGGTGATGTTGTCGATCCCGCGTACCAGCCGCACGATCAGTTCGGGCGCGAGGTCGATGCCGCTGGTGGCCGGGTTGTTGTACAGCATGATGGGAATGCCGACCGCCTGGGCGATGCGGGCGTAGTGCTGCGTGATCTCGGCCTCGCCGAGCTTCCAATACGACACCGGCAGCACCATCACCGCATCGGCGCCGGCGCGTTCAGCGAAACGGGCGCGGCGCACCGCATTCTGCGTGGTCAGGTCGGAGATGCCGACGATCACCGGCACGCGCCGGCCGACCGCATTGATGGCAGCCTCGGCCGCGGCATCCCATTCCGTATCGTTGAGGTAGGCGCTTTCGCCGGTGCTGCCCAGCGGTGCGATGGCGTGCACGCCGGCGGTGATCAGCCGGTCGATCAGCTGTGCCAGCGCTGCGAGGTCGACCCCGCCATGCTCGGGATGGAACGGGGTGACGGGGTAGGCGACGATGCCGTGGATCGAGGGGTGTGACATGATTGGCGTCCTTGGGTGTCAAAGGGGGGGGGCAGGCTATGGCTCAGTCGAGACAATCGCTGTGGTGGCGCAGCGCGCGGCGCGCGTAGTAGGCGAACGAGGCCTGGCTGCGCTTGGGGGTGAGGATCCAGTCGTGCGCTTCGCGGGCGAGCGCTTGCGGGATCGGACGGATCACGCCGGCCGCCATCGCCAGCAGCTGCATCTGTGCGGCGCGTTCGAACAGCAGTGCCAGCACGCAGGCCTCCTCGATGCTGCGTCCGGCGATCAACAGCCCGTGGTGGGCGAGCAGGATGGTCCGCTTGCCGCCCAGTGCCGCAGTGATGATCTCACCCTCCTCGTTGCCCACCGGAACACCCGGCCAGTCGGCCAGGAAGGCGCAGTCGTCGAACAACGGGCACAAATCCATGTGCGAGACGGCCAGCGGGGTTTCCAGCATCGACAGCGCCGAGGTATGGCGTGGATGGGTATGGATGATGCAGGCCACGTCGGGGCGGGCCCGGTAGATCCAGCTATGGAAGCGGTTGGCCGGGTTGGGCATGCCCTCGCCGCGCACCACGGTCAGGTGTTCGTCCACTTCGACCAGGCTTGACGCCGAGATCTCGTCAAAGCCCTGTCCGAATGGCTGCGTGTAGTAGGTACCCGGCGCGTCGGCGCGCGCCGTGATCTGCCC is a genomic window containing:
- a CDS encoding LpxL/LpxP family acyltransferase, coding for MHWARIGEGGWLWGMRAVFALYRCCGRRPLRLLLYPVLLWFVASRPLARRASRDYLARLYRFSGGATPAPTLANVLRHFTAFGETMLDKLRLWSGEAPDAPCHVDGAEVLLTLQQAGRGAVIATAHFGNVELARVLAQTQHALRLNVLVHTRHAPRFNRLLREINPQSEVDLIQVSELSAATAILLGERVARGEFVVIAGDRIPLSAGNRVTTQFLGAPAEFPIGPAMLAGLLRCPLLALLTSRRSDGWHLVLRRLADEIPLPRHDRLQAVRPCVAAFATLLEAECRAAPLQWFNFYPFWRIEHPA
- a CDS encoding glycosyltransferase family 2 protein; this translates as MTLCAVIPVYNHPRVIGALVAQLRAAGLPCVLVDDGSDAVCAAVLDALAGPGVALVRHTANLGKGAAVVSGFRQAAALGHSHALQLDADGQHDLAALPVFIEAMRARPDAVIAGYPVYDHTVPRIRFYCRYLTHIWVWINTLSLRIRDSMCGFRLYPLAPTLALLARTTVGRRMDFDTEILVRLDWAEVPIVNLPVRVHYPEHGISHFRMLQDNVLISAMHLRLCLGMLLRAPRLAWRLLRGSR
- a CDS encoding AMP-binding protein — protein: MDEPLALAGLACADGDWPVALCGDGLRGAARWRHDVACAAATLARLPGPSVALHETDAYRFSVWLFGAWHAGRTVLLPGDDSAAMRAAVGDAPRIAADADWPQQPVALTPLGEAQLVLFTSGSTGTPVAAPKRLTQLTAEVATLARTFDLPPTAPVVGSVPPHHCYGLLFRVLWPLAARRPFVAATLAYPEMLQALVPDGRCVLVASPALLTRLPTSTAWPPAGIAAVFSSGGPLATDAARAAAGRLGTPVHEVYGSTETGGIAWRADPAAPWQPLAGVSVTIDDGLLAVRSPFLPDAAARSTGDRAEADGDGFRLLGRADRIVKLEENRISLTQVEAALLLQPEVAAARVLPLPGTPARLGAALVLTPHGGQALAAQGKAMLARGLRERLAQVLAPPAVPRRWRLVDALPQDAMGKVTVQALAALFDGAPALPYVLDAAADGEAVTLRCHVDATLAPFAGHFPELPVLPGVALIDWAVHYGRRHFALPPDCTGMQAIKFQRAVRPGAVVSLRLAWLPGRGQLTFEYHAEDGTPHAGGRLYFAQEPQ
- a CDS encoding COG4648 family protein; translation: MTRAAALLPGVLAPLALLLCLAAGWPLWLAGLALLPLAWLRPALRSVARWLGLLAAGLGLLALAARSDWPLRAYPVLVNAALLAGFGYSLRHPPSAIERFARLTEPDLPAAAVAYTRRVTWLWCGFFTVNGALALATGLWADQTTWALYNGGVAYLLMGLLLGGEWLVRRRVRRRAEQHG
- a CDS encoding phosphopantetheine-binding protein; this encodes MDPLIDEIKHLIIESLNLEDMAPSDIDPDAPLFGSGLGLDSIDALELGVALQKRYGLSLAAESDETRRHFASVSTLAAFVATARTR
- a CDS encoding lysophospholipid acyltransferase family protein: MMPERLWRICATALCFAGFALACLVVALGALPLVPVLPRQQRQGLARQLVHHVLRVQVRLMCATGAMSVEVHGAEKLARRGLFIVANHPSLIDVTLLMALTPYPDCIVKAALCRNPITFGPVYASGFISNADGPGLLRAAIDSVAAGNNLILFPEGTRTPPGARPAFQRGAANIAVRGGLSVTPVLITCSEPTLPKGAPWYRVPRRRPHFVLHVLDDVPPAALLPEALPPSLGARLYTRRLEQFFIEEIARHGPTDRRDQAFDYREPEFGGHGA
- a CDS encoding beta-ketoacyl synthase chain length factor, producing MYDALRFELAGWSAWSPARRDAAAWLDWAAGADMPAEDDAAPALAAMPPLLRRRAHRVGRMALETLYQCNPDPEHTPIVYCSRHGESTRQVQLLQTLHQDTAVSAQQFSMAVHHAIAGLFTIARGSRVPVSALAAGRSTIWGGLVEALMQMAEGAAAVMLVQADEPLPEVYGAFADEAEQPYAYALVLRPGNRWQLRWSAADGEDIEPAACGVLRALLTGEAFDWCGQGRRWTLEPVA
- a CDS encoding dihydrodipicolinate synthase family protein, producing MSHPSIHGIVAYPVTPFHPEHGGVDLAALAQLIDRLITAGVHAIAPLGSTGESAYLNDTEWDAAAEAAINAVGRRVPVIVGISDLTTQNAVRRARFAERAGADAVMVLPVSYWKLGEAEITQHYARIAQAVGIPIMLYNNPATSGIDLAPELIVRLVRGIDNITMVKESTGDIQRMHQLMRLSGGAIPFFNGSNPLALAAFAAGATGWCTAAPNLIPQWNLQLYEAVCRGDLDAARRVFYRQFPLLQFILKGGLPTTIKAGLRLQGFEAGEPRHPLLPLGEMAQGELAHMLQDLA
- a CDS encoding aldolase; this translates as MTDTFLSSKHTLMQQAQQQMQAALPIHDRTIREKLALTCRILFEHGHDSGLAGQITARADAPGTYYTQPFGQGFDEISASSLVEVDEHLTVVRGEGMPNPANRFHSWIYRARPDVACIIHTHPRHTSALSMLETPLAVSHMDLCPLFDDCAFLADWPGVPVGNEEGEIITAALGGKRTILLAHHGLLIAGRSIEEACVLALLFERAAQMQLLAMAAGVIRPIPQALAREAHDWILTPKRSQASFAYYARRALRHHSDCLD